The nucleotide window TATAATGAAATCAAATATTCAAAATGTTGCCCAAGGTAAATCTTTGTACTGTTAAATTGCCTAGTGTGTTGCATTTAACAATAGGAACATGCATGTGTCTCTCAAAAACAATTAAAGACTGGGtgtttccaaacttttgacaGGCACTGTACATTAGTCTACTCTAATTCTATGGACGGGACCCACCATTAGTTTCCTCTCAGCTTTCAGGGTGCGCACCACGTACGGAACTATCGCTTGGGGGTATTCACGACGTCGCCTGGCAGTCTCCACGATGCTCTCATCCAGGAGGTTGTCAAGGGAACCGCTCTCATTTTCTAGAGGAGCAAAAGAAACAGGAAAGTGAATTCCTCTACaagtctctcccatctctcggACATTCGTAATACATACTGATGCACATTGCTGCAGTTCAAATCGCCACTCATCCGACTTTATATAACAATTAGTAACGAGGACAGCAGATATTGGTTGGGATGGGAACACGAAAGCTTTAGCCAATAGACTCACCGCCATCGTCTGGAGCATCCTCCCACGTCTGGCCGTTGATTAATACGTTGTCCTGAACGGCATTCTCGAAGTTCTGCATATAATACAGCGTAAAACAAGGAACACCGTAGCCCAGCTCACGAAATTGGATATCTAGCTCATCTTAAGCATTGAAAGAATACACCGATCTAGACAATTTGCCAATGTAGTTAGCCAATACAACGAATAATCAACGTACACACTAACAACTATCCCTAATATAAACAATCAATTCACCTACTGTCAACAACTCTTGCAGCAAAAGTTGCTTTGACTCTTTGGGTATCCCCGTTTGAGCATCTAATGATCTACTTAGCAGTTCTTTACATGTCTTAATTTGGTCCACAACTATATTTTTCGATGACAGTTTCACCCTTAAATACTGTTCTTTAACCATCGTTTAAACGTATCGCTTTTCGAGCTCCGAATGTAGCGCCAATAttttgaaataagtaaccaGGAAGCGGAAGTTCACGTTCGTACTTTCAGCTGTAGATGTCTGGAAGAAACAGCAAATACATTCTAAAGATTCCGCTACTCTGAATGTAACCCTTGCGAAAAACAGGCATGCACTGTTGACAAATTTCCAGAAAACTAAATATGTTTAATTTCCAATGGATTCTGGCTTTGTTGACTGTCACTGCCACATGTCAGCCCACCAATTTGCGGAGGTAGGTTGTTGCCTGAAAAGATTGCTAGTGCAGAGTGCATCGTATCAATTGACTTAAGTAGAAAGACTGTTCAACGAGGTTGCCCATTTTTAAGGGTCACATTACCCAGCATAAAAATAATAGTTTTCTACTTTGCAGGATTAAGATGATGTGATCAAGAGGACTATCGAGGTAATATCATATCAATTTCAAAATGTAATGCGATAACTTTTACAATAATTGTCAACTGTTTTGGCTATAAACGTTTTTTGCATTTTGACAGTTCTCCTGTCATATTTTTAtcaggctgcagtccagaattTAATCTCAGTTACAGAGGAGGCCAGCGAGTTTGAGAGGGTTATCCAGGTGTCGAAAAATTCTGTCTATTGTGATTTATGGTAGGCGTTTATTGTTCTGGTGGATCATAGTACAGAATGTTTCTACCAGATAGGGCTCCATAGTCACTGGATAAATAATGTCAAAAGGTTTCCAGGACTCCCAGCAGCTTTCTGACGGCAGGTATATTTTTAGTAGAGAGATCGTTTTCTGGTTGTGTAGTAAGATGAGACAAAAGCAaactattttccaaaaatgttcTCTCTGAGTTTAGTCTTATCACTGTTTTCCTAGATACCCTGACCTGGTGGCCCCATGTGTTGGAGTCCATCCTATCCAGGGCTGGGGGACCACGGAACAGCGTAGCACCACAGTCCAAGTAGGAAGACTCAACTGTTTATTTTTCCACAGGTTGTAGAGGTGATTCGGAAAGCCAATCAGTGAGGAATAAAATACTTCTCAAGCTACTGCTCTAGGATATTTTCAGCTAGTTAAGGTGATAGAGCTTGAACTGATCAATGCTGTACTGTTGGCATAAGAGTGAAGAGATAGGCAGAAACCTTGTTTTACAGATTATAACAACGCTATACACAGAGTTACTATaactcatgtgtttgtgtgttctgggGTAATTATTCCCCCTAGTCAGTATTTTCTGGGGTTATATTCCTCCTAGTCTATATTCTGGGGTAACTATTCATCCTAGTCAGTATTCTGCTGTAAAATCTTTCCTGGCAGTATTCTGGGGTAATCTTTCTCCTGTCTATATTCTGGGGTAAATATTCCTCCTTGTTAGCATCCTGGGGTAACTATTACTCATAGTCAGTGTCCTTTGGTAGCTATTCCACTTAATCAGTTCTGGGGTAACTATTGCTCTCAGACCATTTTCTGGGGTAACTATTGCTCCTTGTCAATGTTCTGGGGTAACTATTCCTCCTAGTCAGTGTTCTGGGGTAACTATTCCTCCTAATAAAAACATTACTGACTGGTTTACAGTAACTGTATGATGTGAACCTTTATGTGTATGTGATCCTTTCAATGAAAGGTGATGCCAAAGAAAATTAATTAATCCTggataaaaaataatttaaatctATTCTACTTATTCTATTACATCTGATGTTCTGGGGGTAACTATTACTCAGCTGTTTCAAACAGACTTCACAGCCTGTTGTTGTCACAGGATCTGGAGCCTGCCTTGCCACTGTTCTACACATACAGAGATGACATTGTAGCCATGGGGGAGGtaggcctgtgtgagtgtgtgtgtttgtgtgtgagagagagaggtgctgtgCATTTTACATTGTTACATTTTACTGTCACTAATTCTTCTACTAAGTCTTTCTCTGGTGTAAGTCTAGAACTTCGCCCTATAACATGCTTTAATAAAGTTGGAAAAACCTAAACTTGATGATGTTAGTGATCATGTTACAAGATCCAGTAAAAACTGACCTTGTCTGCatccagtaaacacacacacgtgtcccaCCTCGGGGTCAATAACCTACAGGGGCCGTATTCACAGAACATTTTATCTCACCACTAAGAGTTCTCCTAAATAGCAGTAAAAGTTCTTAGCTCAGAGTTTCCTCCTAAAACATGTTCACAAGGTGCTGAGACCAACTTTTACTAAGGAATGGGGAGAAATCTTAAGCTAAGACAAACAGGGGGGTTTACCTTGTTGCTATGGACTTGTGCTGATCAGCTCTGCAATGTTTTCTCTGGAGTTACAAAAGATTCGGGAAATCTGGAAACATTCAATTATTGTCACCGTCGGTAAGTGTACAAAACCAAAGTCCTTTCCACACTATTCAACCACACTTGCTAGTAGAGAAACTTCTCTCTGACTTCAATCTCGATATTAATATTATTGGATGGATATTAGACTTTATGACAGAAAGatcacagtgtgtgagagttaaTGGCATCCTCTTACACAAGCTCCATTCATCCATTAGGTCACCACAAGGTTGTGTACTCTCTCCTCTTGAAAATAAACACATCATAAAGTTTGCAGATGACATGTTCATAGTCAGCTTGCCGAAGGGAGGGGATCTGGATCATGGGCTAGTTGTCAATGACTTTGCGTCATGGTGTAAGGAGTTTCACCTTGAACTGAAGGCCAAGGATATGATTATTGACTTCAGGAGGTCTGTGCCCATTCCCAGATTCACAACTATTGAGGGGATTGAGATTGATTTGGTTGAGAATTATAAATATTTGGGTACTGTGTTTGATAACAGGCTGTGCTTTCAGAAAAACACAGATGCCATTTCTAAGAAGGTACAGCAACGTCTCTATTTCCTGAGAAAATGAACTATTTTAAGGTGTGCACCAAAATGATGACTGTTTTATAGAACGTTTATTGAGTCGGTGCTGACCttttgtgttgtggtgtggttTGGGAATCTGAATCTGGCTAATAAGAACAGGCTTGATCGGCTTGTCAGAGTGGCCAGTAAAGTCATTGGGGTAAGAGACGCGAGACCTAGCGCGTCACAGCAACTCATCATATCAAGTGTCAGGACACAActtcctaatagggcggggtatatagcaGGAATCCCGGCACTTGCATTGCGACACAGACTCTCAGTCTTCCTGCGGCTttcgcctccccggcctccatcATTTGTCTGTGTTCTTCTTTCTCAGGGGGAATGCCCAGTAGTCGAGACTGTGTCTCAGGACACGGTGTCTcagttgggtgcggcagggagccgctgCGAGCACAACCATATGCCAAATTCAAGTATTACAATAATGTATTGTATCTTGTGCAATAAAATATCAAGTAAATAacactactgagtcctcctgcctgaaccaagtTCAGCTCTCTGAGCTTTATGTTAGGCAGGTCGTAAGGACGACCCAGGCCATATTGGCTTGTACTGACCATCCCCTGAAGGAGGAGTTTGAGCTCTTGCCTTCAGGAAGAAGGTATAGAGTTTCCACCCACAGAACAAAAAGACTTGGGGACTTGTTTTTTTAGCTATTGGGAGGCTAAATTTGCATAAATGAATGGCACTAAGTATTCAATGACGGAACTTATTTCTGGGTTTCAACATGAAGTGAtccttgtactgtactgtattgtgttgttgtctctgtgtggtgtcaggtatgctgtttatgtagtatttatgatggattgaatgtgttttaatatttGTCTACAAACAAATTTCCCCTAGTGGGATAAATAAAATTGACTTAACTCTTACCAACTATGCCCACAGTGATTGGCTAATAGGGGATGGATCTCATAGAAATATTGTAGAACGAGGTATTATGTTGCTATATGTAAAGTTTTTAAATATAAATGATGCCATATTCAAATAAAGATGTTCAATTGCAGGTTAAGTGTCACTAATTACACAAGTATATGTTTAGCTAATTGTTAGTCTATACATGTGCATCTTGTAAACAAATAGCGATGCATAAAGACAGCCGTATGAATTGTCGATGTGGGGTCTGCAGAGGGCCTATTGTTTGAtacaatgttatgttctactgaCGGATGGCTGAGATATACCTAGTTCATCTGCGCTGCATAGCTACATTTCCCTGTAGCCAAGTAACGTAGAGTTGTCAAACCTCATCTCCGGTGTTACTGGGTTGTTTCTATAAGTGACTGCATCCCTGATAACTCTACTAGTACAATGGTAATACCCAACGATACCTTTTCAAAAGCTCATTATCACAAAATGTTTTGTATTATTTAGTATGTTTAGTACATTTAGTATTATTAAATGTAATACTTAGTAATACTTAAGTAAGAATTATACTTAGTAAGTGTTCCTTGGATTAACTGAAGTTAAGTTCAAAGGTCCTGTTTTAAGAATGCTGAACTTCCCTGGGGTTCCAGATAGGACTAGACTTCACTCAATGGTTCTGCCCCATggcccagcagagagagggacagctgTCTGTGTTCACCCAACAGCTCCAGATAGCCAAGGAGCTGGACCTGCCTGTGTAAGTACCCACATTCAGATCTGTTTAATGGGGTTGCTGTTGGTGTTGGGTTCAGAGTGTTGGGTGACATTTCAAGACACAGGAGCTGTTATTGTGGAGTATAACCAGGCTTAGCACTGAATGTCTTTCATCAGAATATTTAGCGTGTCCTGAAACGGTTCAATTTCTCTGACAGCAGGTATATTTGCAGTAGGGAGATCGTTTTCTGGTTGTGTAGTAAGAAGAGACAAAAGCAAACTACTTCCCAAAAATGTTCTCTCTGAGTCTAGTCTCATCACTGTTTTCCTAGATACCCTGACCTGGTGGCCCCATGTGTTGGAGTCCATCCTATCCAGGGATGGGGGACCACAGAACAGCGTAGCACCACAGTCCAGGTAGGAAGACTCAATTGTTTATTTTTCCACAGGTTGTAGAGGTGGTTCGGAAAGCCAATCTCGTGAGGACTAAAATACTTCTCAAGCTACTGCTCTAGGGTATGTTCAGCTGGTTACGGTGATAGAGCTTGAACTGATCAATGTTGTACTGTTGGCATAAGAGTGAAGAGGTTCAGAGAGTTGGGtgacatgtcaagacataagaGCTGTTATTGTGAAGTATAACCAGGATGAGCACTGAATGTCTTTCTGAAACTGCATCAGCATATCTAGCGTGTCCTTGACACGGTTCAATTTTTCCTCCAATACAGCTGGCTGTACCTTATCTGTCTCCATTCAGGAATGTACACTCTAGATCAGCTGCAAAGGTCACCATAGCCACTCTTAAGGAGCAAGGTAAATGCCTCAAACATCAGACTAAACAACATTTAGATTGTAGACCAAATCACTGTCAGGGGCGCTTAACTAATAACACAATCTTTTCTTGTGTCACTAGTTGAATGGCTTGTGATTTATATAATAGACTGTACTTCACGGTTCCTAGATTTTGGTCTTATGAAACACACATGTTgggcagaaagaggggagggaatggGAGGGTTGATGTTGTGAGGGGGTGGTCAGTAAGCGATACCGCTTACCGACCTGCTTTCTGATGTCTTGTTGGTTGGGCTGTCCTTCTCAGGTGTCAGCCGAGCTCTGTTGCATAACTTTGCAGGGCGTCCCTCCGTGGCCCTGGAGGACCTCTTCCCCCACCCCTGTGGTTGCTAACACACAGGTGGGTCGGCAACCACACTCGCAATCAGAATAGgatgaaaggaaggaaggaagcaaggagggagggagtgagggaggtaagaaacaaacaaacatattaACGAACACATTTCCTTTCATCACCTTAGAATAGAAATGTAATATTTCTCCAgtgttggacacacacacagtagccagGTGTTGGGATGAAACCCATTAGGTGGACAGTCAATGAAGGAATGGCTGGAGTTTCAACGATGTCTCCTTGTTCCCTTACCTCCTGTCTCTGCCTTCTTCTCAAAACACAGTGCTAGTACTTAATGATAGGCCATGGTAAGGTGATAAACACATTTCTGGAATCTCTTCAGGAATGGAATGACTacgttcagttgagttctgggttTTATAATTAGGCCTATTTAGCAATATGCAGACTGGAGAGTTTAGCAAACAACTCAACATTAAAATGCCCACGGTGGTACTGGCAAAGTCTCTTTCAGGCATGAAGGTCAGGGGATGGTGTTTATAGTTGATAGAGAAAAACTAAGATAACATACAGCCAATTGATGTTTGTTATTATAGGCAGGAGGATACTACATCAGACATGTGACTGTCATCGGAATATAGTAGTTTCCGTTTATATGAATGGATAATAAAACATAATATATTGATATTGAACAGATGGTAAGGTAAAAGCTTATCTACTGATTGTGATTAACATTAGCACAGTGGAAATCCCATTCTTCCACAAAAGATACCTCAGGTCTTAACCTTCAATGCAGTCTGTGAACAAGGTGGAATTGCACTGACAAACTGTTTTTGTTCTGACTGAGTTAGTTCTTTCAGCCATTCCCTCTGCTGTCTTACAAACGAGGAATGTTGTCACTGATCAGGTCCATGTAGCTTTTATAAGTTTGTATTCAGGCATGGGACATAGCCAGGCATTAAACACAAGGACCCTGGTCATATAATATTTTACTGTGACTGAAACAGCTTAGGATGTATTTCTGTGGAAACATATAGCTGTAGTTTTGAACATGgacacaataaaaaaagaaatgtccTAGGCCTTCTGTACTGAACCTTACCCCTGTTATCATTTTTCTTGTATAACCATGTCACAATGGTATGTAAATAACAAACTAACTTGTGTCATACTCTTCACACTGTGTTAGACCAGATACGGTGTTACTGCTTTGCTTATGTGTTATTATATGCTATAATTGATAGAACAGATTGTGCCTGACCCTGTCTCATAAGAGACACTTATCAGACAGGGTCTGATACATACCATCAACAATATAGCAATCATCTTTATTCTCAAAGTAGCCTATATACCAAAAAAAGCTCCTATTACTGTGCAGTACTCTATTACTGGAAAGAACAAATGTGTACTCCCATGCAAGGGCGCCGCTAGGATTTCTGGGCCCCCTGGCTAAATTATACTCTGAGCCCCAAAATTGAAATCATACAGGAATGTATGGGGTTCTTCTGGGccccctgtctgaccagggcccttaGAATCATCCTAATCCCCCCCCCATTACAGTGCCCCAGCTCCCATGTCATAACTGTTTATACTGTCTTATATCAGAAAGACAAGCTTATCAAGCAGATTCCTCTGGAACACATCTGCCTGGAGACTGACTCCCCTGCTCTGGGATTCGACAAACAGGTAGGTTTAGACACACGTCTGCCCTGGAACCACAAATGGGACTAGTTTAGCCTAATGGAATGGTGCATGTCCTGTACTGAGCCTGGAGGTTTGGGCTGCAGTTCCATCAAGGCCTATGTGTTTGTTTGGACTGAAGTGTTGGCCTGTGTCTGCAAAGCTGTTTTTATAAAAATGAGCATCAACATCATTGTCTTCAGAGAACTTCAcaatctcttcatctctcactACAGATGAGGAATGAGCCTTGTCCGTTTGTCAGGTG belongs to Osmerus eperlanus chromosome 8, fOsmEpe2.1, whole genome shotgun sequence and includes:
- the tatdn3 gene encoding putative deoxyribonuclease tatdn3, giving the protein MAQQREGQLSVFTQQLQIAKELDLPVYPDLVAPCVGVHPIQGWGTTEQRSTTVQKDKLIKQIPLEHICLETDSPALGFDKQMRNEPCPFVR